TGCTTATCGAATAGTTGAAGATCCATGCCGCAAATATAAGCCCCCTAACCCCCTGAAGGGGGAACTTTGGCGGGAAAATTTTTAACAAAAGTAGGCGTACTTTTTAAAGTGATAAAAAGTGTTGATTTTTGTAGTTTTTTTATCGGAATAATAGCAGGTTTGTATGTATTTTTTGCTGTTTTCAGCTATAAAATTGATGCTTTTTTGCTCAAAAACGTACTTTAAGAAGTTGGAGAAAAATCATCGGCAATCCACCCGCTTACGATTTTTGCCGAGAGTAAACAGAGCGGAATCCCGCCGCCCGGATGGACACTCCCGCCGCAAAAATACAGGTTTTCAATTTTGGACGATTTATTGGCATGCCGCAAAAATGCCGCAAACCGGCTGTTGCTGCTGGCGCCATACAACGAGCCCTGGTACGATGAAGTTTTGGTTTGGATACGCCGCGGGTCGAGCATGGTTTCGGAAACAATGAGGCTTTCGATATCGTCGCCCAAAATACGGGTGAGTTTCTTGAGGATGTTTTCGCGGGCGGTGGCAATCAGTGTATCCCATTCCTGCCCCACATTGGCCGGTACGTTGATCATGGTAAACCAGTTTTCGCAGCGGCCGGGGGCATCATCCGGCTTGTATTTACAGCTGATATTGAGATAGATAGTAGGATCATGAAAGATGTTTTTATCCTTCCAGATATGGTCAAACTCGGCTTTGTAATCGGTGCTGAAAAAGATGTTATGCAAATCAAGTTCTGGAAACCGCCTGCTGATACCCCAGTAAAATATCAGCGCCGAGCTGCTACGCTCCTGGCCAAGGATTCTCTTAGGAAACAACCCGGGATACGACTTAAGCAGCCTTTGATAGGTGAACCAAACATCCATGTTGGATATGATGACATCTCCGTTGATGATGTTACCTCCTACCTTAAGGCCGATAGCTTTGCGGTCATCTAACACAATCTCATCAACCTTTGAGTTGTAGTGGAATACAACCCCTAATAATCCGGCCAGCTTAACTAAACTGCCCGTGATACTATACATACCCCCGACGGGGAAATAAGCCCCATAGTGCTGCTCTAAATGCGGTATCACGTTCAGGGTAGCCGGGGCTGCATACGGGTTTGATCCATTGTAAGTGGCATACCTGTCATAAAACTGCACCAGGCGGTCATCTTTAAAATAGCCCGCGTTGGCCTTGTGCATTGTCCGGAAGGCATCTATTCCCGGTAGCCCCAAAACCGACTTTGCAGTATCCCGTCTCAAAAATGTTTTAAGCCTGTGCAGCGATTGTTCCAGGAAAACGTGATTGGTTATATTGTAGATAGTTGCACTGTTGGCCAGGTATTTTTTTACTGATGCAACAGGTTCGCCGGTAACATTACTTACCTCGGCGGCAAATTGCTCAGTATCAGCATAAGCGTTTAATTGGGTGCCGTCTTCATAAAAGTACCGGCAAACTTTATCCAGCTTCTGGTAGCAAAAAAAATCTTTAGGGTTTTTACCTGCAAGGGTAAAAAGCTCATCCACGTACTGCGGCATGGTAAACAGGCTTGGCCCGGCATCAAAGCGAAAACCATCCTGTTCAAATTCAGATAGTTTACCGCCAGGATAGCTGTTCGCCTCAAAAACCTCAACCTGGTGCCCTTGCACCGCAAGCCTTATCGCTGTCGCGATGCCCGCTATGCCCGAACCGATGATTAATGCTTTCATTTCACACGAATGTCACGAATTTAGGCGAATTACACGAATCTTAAACAGACACGAATTTCACCAATTGAATCGAATTCCACGAATGTTATATATCGGGCAAATTATTTGAATTTATCTTACCAGGCAGATTTGAGAAAATTCGCTTTACTTCGTGAAATTCGTGTTAATTAAAATTGGTGTGAATCCCCAATCCGGGGTCGTTATTTAAGATATACTTGCCATCGGCAAAACCGGGCATCTGGTAGGGGTTGTTGCTTACCAGGAAGGGGCCGTCCAGGTCAACCCAATCGCATTGGGGGGCGAGGGCTAAACCGGCCAATGCGGCGCAACTGGTTTCGGTCATGCAACCAATCATAATTTGTAGGCCCAGTTCGCGTGCTTTGTTCATCATTCGTTTGGCTTCATACATCCCGGCCGATTTCATGAGTTTGATGTTGATGCCCGTGTATACGCCTTTGGCTTTCTCTACGTCCTCAAAGCGTTGCACGGCCTCATCACCAATAATGGGAATAGGGCTGCGCTCTGTGAGCCAGGCATTGCTATCCGGGTCGGTTTTAAGCATGGGTTGCTCTATCAGTTGTACACCCTGCTCCTGCAGCCAGTAAGTCATATCCAGGCTTTGCTGCAAATCTGTCCAGCCCTGATTGGCATCTACGTATAATGGCACGTTTGTAACCGAACGAATGGTGCTTATGAGTTCTTTATCGGTATCGCGGCCAAGCTTTACCTTAATCACTTTAAAACCTTCGGCCTCTTTTACCTTTTTGATGATCATCTCGGGCGTATCAATGCCGATAGTGAAACTGGTTACGGGCATTAGGGCCGGGTTGCTGCCAAAAAGCTGCCAGCAGGGCTGCCCTTTAATTTTGCCATCCAGGTCATGCAGGGCGATGTCAATGGCCGCCTTTACTGCAGGATTACCAGGCGCTATACTATCTAAATAACCTATTATCGACCCAAAATCAAATGGATAACTAAACCGGCCTATATCAACTTTACTTAAAAACTCGGTGGCGCTTTGGTGGCTTTCGCCCATGTAAGGCACCATTGATGCTTCCCCGTAACCGGTAAAGCCCTCATGTTTTACCTGCACCAGCATAACCGGCGTGGTGGTGCGCGAAAATTTGGCTATGGTAAAAGTGTGTTTAAGTTGTAATTCGAAAGGTTGATATGTCAGTTCCATGTTAAAAACCAAAGCTAAAAGTTTAGAATGAATTTCGTGCTTATCTTTGCGGCCATGCCGGCACAAATTTATTCACCGTTTCAGCGTTTTAATTTCAGCAACAGCAAATGTTTCCTTACGGGCGAGACTTTAAATTCTGAAGAAGAAAAGATACAGGTTTTTCCGCAATGGCTCATGAGCCGTTATAACCTGGAAGACCAACCCTTTAAATTGCTCGACGAAAGTATGGCCACGTATAAGGACCTGAAACTACCTTGTAGCGCAGCCGTAAACGAACAATATCTGGAACCGCTGGAGGCCGAAATAGCCGCCGCGTTTGAAACGGGCTATGAAGCTGTAAAAGAACTTGATGAGTTGAAGCTATTTCAATGGGCCGGCAAATTATTATACGGTATAATTTTTAACGAAATACAGGCCGGTATCCGCCAGCAGCATGCGCAGGGGGAGGAG
The genomic region above belongs to Mucilaginibacter sp. KACC 22773 and contains:
- a CDS encoding dipeptide epimerase, which gives rise to MELTYQPFELQLKHTFTIAKFSRTTTPVMLVQVKHEGFTGYGEASMVPYMGESHQSATEFLSKVDIGRFSYPFDFGSIIGYLDSIAPGNPAVKAAIDIALHDLDGKIKGQPCWQLFGSNPALMPVTSFTIGIDTPEMIIKKVKEAEGFKVIKVKLGRDTDKELISTIRSVTNVPLYVDANQGWTDLQQSLDMTYWLQEQGVQLIEQPMLKTDPDSNAWLTERSPIPIIGDEAVQRFEDVEKAKGVYTGINIKLMKSAGMYEAKRMMNKARELGLQIMIGCMTETSCAALAGLALAPQCDWVDLDGPFLVSNNPYQMPGFADGKYILNNDPGLGIHTNFN
- the crtD gene encoding 1-hydroxycarotenoid 3,4-desaturase CrtD encodes the protein MKALIIGSGIAGIATAIRLAVQGHQVEVFEANSYPGGKLSEFEQDGFRFDAGPSLFTMPQYVDELFTLAGKNPKDFFCYQKLDKVCRYFYEDGTQLNAYADTEQFAAEVSNVTGEPVASVKKYLANSATIYNITNHVFLEQSLHRLKTFLRRDTAKSVLGLPGIDAFRTMHKANAGYFKDDRLVQFYDRYATYNGSNPYAAPATLNVIPHLEQHYGAYFPVGGMYSITGSLVKLAGLLGVVFHYNSKVDEIVLDDRKAIGLKVGGNIINGDVIISNMDVWFTYQRLLKSYPGLFPKRILGQERSSSALIFYWGISRRFPELDLHNIFFSTDYKAEFDHIWKDKNIFHDPTIYLNISCKYKPDDAPGRCENWFTMINVPANVGQEWDTLIATARENILKKLTRILGDDIESLIVSETMLDPRRIQTKTSSYQGSLYGASSNSRFAAFLRHANKSSKIENLYFCGGSVHPGGGIPLCLLSAKIVSGWIADDFSPTS